A stretch of Aristophania vespae DNA encodes these proteins:
- a CDS encoding 16S rRNA (uracil(1498)-N(3))-methyltransferase, with protein sequence MSYPRYAKIMNHTDPRLYILTDNMPFQKGAEISLSPQQAHYIGNVMRRKPGQNLRVFDGVNGEWLAKIEFVKRSQAVISLSHSLRPQLKTQGLELIFSLLKRDATELVIRMGTELGVTCFRPVISARTNNHKINSDRLMLIAQEASEQCERLDIPNIRPLEPLADLLVHWPSEKNLAVALERQSCEPVVKNIAGLIIGPEGGFSPQEIDSFNKHKAIKGFSLGPRILRAETAVCAGLSILNTQYSSCAL encoded by the coding sequence ATGAGCTATCCGCGCTATGCGAAAATTATGAATCATACAGATCCTCGCTTATATATTTTGACAGACAATATGCCTTTTCAAAAAGGGGCAGAAATAAGTCTATCCCCGCAACAGGCACATTATATCGGCAATGTGATGAGGCGTAAGCCAGGTCAGAACTTACGCGTTTTTGATGGTGTTAATGGCGAATGGCTTGCTAAAATTGAATTTGTAAAGCGCTCACAGGCTGTAATTTCTTTATCTCATTCCCTCAGACCACAACTTAAAACACAAGGTCTGGAGCTGATTTTTTCTCTTTTAAAAAGAGACGCAACAGAGCTTGTTATTCGCATGGGAACAGAGTTGGGCGTAACATGTTTTCGTCCTGTAATTTCTGCCAGAACGAATAATCATAAAATAAATAGTGACCGTCTTATGCTCATTGCTCAAGAGGCTTCTGAACAATGTGAGCGCCTGGACATACCAAATATTAGACCACTAGAGCCCCTGGCTGATTTGCTAGTGCACTGGCCTTCTGAAAAAAATCTGGCAGTTGCATTGGAGCGACAAAGCTGTGAGCCGGTCGTTAAAAATATTGCAGGACTTATTATTGGCCCTGAAGGGGGCTTTTCTCCTCAGGAAATTGACAGCTTTAATAAGCATAAGGCGATTAAAGGTTTTTCTTTGGGACCTCGTATCTTAAGAGCAGAGACGGCAGTATGCGCAGGGCTGAGTATTCTTAACACTCAGTATAGTAGCTGTGCGTTATAA
- the der gene encoding ribosome biogenesis GTPase Der: protein MAEKNSSIRRPVVVIAGRPNVGKSTLFNRLVGRRQAIVSDEPGVTRDRKEGEALVRGRHIRLIDTAGLEEAAPETLFGRMRSSSEQGVAQADLVVFCIDARAGITPIDAHFASWLRKQNRPVLLVANKAEGKAGTEAALEAYSLGLGTPLALSAEHGEGLADLMSEIVARLPKEEDKEESEQESPLRLAIVGRPNAGKSTLLNSLLGEERMITGPEAGLTRDAVSAFIRDDEGLIEIVDTAGMRKRSRVDKGLERMSVSASIEALKMAEIVILVLDATRGVDEQDLQIARLIEREGRGCVLALNKWDAVENHQKVRTAITDRIESSLAQMRGISVVPFSALTGAGLHRLLPAVRRVSQIWNARVGTSDLNRWFEEALERHQPPLVDGRRLKLRYITQVKSRPPTFIIFGTRVEKLPDSYKRYLINGIRETFHLPGTPIRLQLRGTRNPFANQDQK from the coding sequence ATAGCTGAAAAAAATTCTTCAATAAGGCGCCCTGTAGTTGTTATTGCAGGGCGCCCTAATGTTGGTAAATCTACATTATTTAATCGGCTTGTAGGCCGGCGCCAGGCTATTGTCTCTGACGAACCAGGCGTTACGCGTGATCGTAAAGAAGGTGAAGCCCTGGTGAGGGGGCGTCACATCCGTCTGATTGATACGGCAGGGTTAGAAGAAGCTGCTCCAGAAACTTTATTTGGCCGTATGAGATCTTCATCAGAACAAGGTGTAGCGCAGGCTGATCTTGTTGTGTTTTGCATAGATGCACGCGCTGGCATCACACCTATAGATGCTCATTTTGCATCTTGGCTTAGAAAACAGAACCGCCCTGTTTTGTTAGTTGCCAATAAGGCAGAGGGCAAAGCTGGCACCGAGGCCGCGCTCGAAGCTTATTCTCTTGGATTAGGCACTCCATTAGCTCTTTCAGCTGAACATGGGGAAGGGCTTGCTGATCTTATGAGTGAGATCGTAGCACGCCTTCCTAAAGAGGAAGATAAAGAGGAATCTGAGCAAGAAAGTCCTCTACGTTTAGCAATTGTTGGACGTCCTAATGCAGGAAAATCTACGCTTCTTAACAGTCTGCTAGGTGAAGAGCGTATGATTACCGGCCCCGAAGCCGGATTAACCCGAGATGCTGTTAGCGCTTTTATCAGAGATGATGAAGGGCTTATCGAGATTGTTGATACAGCGGGAATGAGAAAACGGTCTCGTGTTGATAAAGGCCTTGAGCGCATGTCAGTTTCTGCGTCGATTGAGGCCCTGAAAATGGCTGAAATAGTCATTTTAGTGCTTGATGCGACACGTGGCGTTGACGAACAGGACCTGCAAATAGCACGATTAATTGAACGTGAAGGGCGCGGCTGTGTACTAGCGCTTAATAAGTGGGATGCTGTAGAGAACCACCAGAAGGTTCGGACGGCTATAACAGACCGCATAGAGTCTTCTCTTGCGCAAATGCGTGGTATTTCGGTTGTGCCCTTTTCGGCATTAACGGGAGCTGGCCTTCATCGCCTCCTTCCAGCTGTTAGAAGAGTTAGCCAAATATGGAATGCTCGCGTCGGTACAAGTGATTTAAATCGTTGGTTTGAGGAGGCTCTTGAACGGCACCAACCGCCATTGGTTGATGGACGGCGTCTAAAATTACGCTATATCACGCAGGTTAAATCTCGGCCTCCGACCTTTATTATTTTTGGAACAAGAGTTGAGAAACTGCCAGATAGTTATAAGCGTTACCTCATTAATGGCATTAGGGAGACATTTCATCTTCCTGGCACCCCTATAAGGCTGCAATTAAGAGGGACACGTAATCCATTTGCCAATCAGGACCAGAAATAA
- the ubiA gene encoding 4-hydroxybenzoate octaprenyltransferase gives MSANSSHTDIRLDGIIAKLSEPWRSYALLARLDRPVGTWLLFLPGVFGIFLAQESDLLEQCLYVILFAIGSLLMRSAGCVINDIWDRKIDAQVTRTALRPLASGALKLHQAFYLLTLLLLGGLLVLLALPPICWSLAPIALLFVALYPAAKRLTWWPQLVMGFTFGFGAPMGYAASEGKLDAVSLTLYGGVIFWQLGFDTVYGFQDMEDDSRIGVKSTSLKMHHRARSFIGACYGAALFLFFLCAFSAGLSPWFYCGFIPATILLAHQVFTLDPLNAPACLKAFRRNIPIGMLLALAFILGRLA, from the coding sequence ATGTCTGCTAACAGCTCTCACACCGATATCCGTTTGGATGGAATAATAGCTAAATTGTCCGAACCCTGGCGGTCTTATGCTCTCTTAGCCAGATTAGACCGACCTGTAGGTACGTGGTTGCTGTTTTTACCTGGTGTATTTGGAATTTTTCTGGCCCAGGAATCTGATCTCCTAGAGCAGTGCCTTTACGTTATTTTATTTGCTATCGGCTCATTACTCATGCGCTCCGCAGGGTGCGTTATTAATGACATCTGGGACAGAAAAATTGATGCTCAAGTCACCAGAACAGCCCTCAGACCCCTAGCAAGTGGTGCCCTTAAACTCCACCAAGCATTTTATTTACTTACCCTGCTACTTTTGGGTGGGTTATTGGTTCTATTGGCCTTACCACCCATATGTTGGAGTTTGGCCCCAATCGCCCTTTTATTTGTAGCACTCTACCCCGCGGCAAAACGCTTAACCTGGTGGCCTCAGCTCGTTATGGGGTTTACCTTTGGCTTTGGCGCTCCCATGGGCTACGCTGCCAGCGAAGGTAAATTAGATGCCGTTAGCCTCACACTTTATGGTGGGGTTATTTTTTGGCAATTAGGATTTGATACAGTTTATGGCTTCCAGGATATGGAAGATGACTCCCGCATTGGCGTGAAATCCACATCTCTGAAAATGCATCACAGAGCACGCTCATTTATTGGAGCATGCTATGGGGCCGCACTTTTCCTTTTTTTCCTTTGTGCTTTCAGCGCCGGGCTAAGCCCCTGGTTTTATTGCGGTTTCATCCCCGCAACTATTCTTTTGGCCCATCAGGTTTTTACGCTAGACCCTTTAAATGCCCCTGCCTGTCTAAAGGCTTTTCGCAGAAACATTCCGATTGGAATGCTTCTTGCATTAGCCTTTATTTTAGGGCGTCTTGCTTAA
- a CDS encoding penicillin-binding protein activator: protein MITAPETVQERIGLILPLTGPMASIGARMRDAAQLALPADKGVILDVYDETQEGGPVKAASNAVKAGDKIVLGPITSGSTEKVADVLQVSNVPELAFTSDIRQARPGVWVMGLTPEQQVNRLVESALSEGRKSFAAFLPDNALGHAMGEALAAICQKKGLNVPQVVYHTDNIDSINGSFETLLDIKNDPNADAKPQENTQPSAIDPLGGDISEKTDDSKKPLKPAFDALLLGDTGLNLGHIINILQKYDISTSKVRIMGPMLWKAFDGKLGALKGAWYPAFDDRQRGRYIQKYVEVYHTQPSPVTDFAYDAAALAGALTREHKLDKANLTRKNGFMGLNGTFWLKENGHVKRNLVIYQILPGGGARMIVPKASGSHQKK from the coding sequence TTGATTACAGCGCCTGAGACAGTGCAAGAGCGTATAGGTTTAATTCTTCCTCTTACTGGCCCAATGGCGTCTATTGGTGCCCGTATGCGTGATGCCGCTCAATTGGCGTTACCAGCTGATAAAGGCGTTATTCTTGATGTCTATGATGAGACTCAAGAAGGCGGGCCTGTCAAGGCAGCCTCTAATGCCGTCAAAGCTGGTGACAAAATTGTGCTTGGTCCCATAACATCTGGTTCTACTGAAAAAGTAGCTGATGTTTTGCAGGTTTCAAATGTGCCGGAATTAGCATTTACAAGTGACATAAGGCAGGCGCGACCCGGTGTTTGGGTTATGGGTTTAACACCTGAACAGCAGGTAAATCGTTTAGTTGAATCTGCATTAAGTGAGGGTAGAAAATCTTTTGCAGCGTTCTTGCCTGATAATGCTCTAGGCCATGCTATGGGTGAAGCCCTGGCAGCAATTTGCCAGAAAAAAGGGCTTAATGTCCCTCAGGTCGTTTATCATACAGATAATATCGATTCTATTAATGGTAGTTTTGAAACACTTCTTGATATTAAAAATGATCCTAATGCGGATGCTAAACCGCAGGAAAATACTCAACCTTCGGCTATTGATCCTCTTGGTGGAGATATTTCAGAAAAAACTGATGATAGTAAAAAACCTTTAAAACCAGCTTTTGATGCTTTGTTGTTAGGTGATACAGGGTTAAATCTCGGCCACATAATCAATATCCTACAAAAATATGATATTTCCACTTCCAAAGTGCGTATTATGGGGCCAATGTTATGGAAAGCATTTGACGGAAAACTGGGAGCTCTTAAAGGAGCCTGGTACCCTGCTTTCGATGACCGTCAGAGAGGACGCTACATTCAGAAATATGTAGAAGTTTACCATACGCAGCCCTCACCAGTCACAGATTTTGCCTATGATGCGGCAGCGCTTGCGGGTGCCCTGACACGGGAGCACAAACTTGATAAAGCAAATCTTACACGTAAAAATGGTTTTATGGGCCTAAACGGGACATTCTGGCTTAAAGAAAATGGTCACGTTAAAAGAAATCTCGTTATCTACCAGATATTGCCAGGCGGTGGGGCGCGTATGATCGTGCCAAAAGCTTCTGGAAGTCATCAAAAAAAATAA
- a CDS encoding MFS transporter — protein MSSGTADRSLEEEYDPIRHAGLYGIQRVKAMSAVLLALLLSVLDYAIANVALPTIATDLHSDPSRAIWVVNAYQLASLSCLLPLAALGARVGFGRMSQLGIALFIIASVFCALSQNMLELALARALQGVGGSCVMSVNIALVRFIYPHKLLGKGIAINGFFVGLGVALGPTIGSFILSVASWPWIFWVNLPLGGIALILSYMALPQTPRSHVKTDVIGSLLTITSFATLGVGLDGLMHGDFELGISLTSFSLLSWYALLKWQKSHEEPIVPLDLLKRRPFFIACFVSYCGFIASNLYIVAMPFTLAEAFHRNPATVGLLIAPWAVGTASMSFFIGHFSDRFSASLLSSMGLFVTALGFILLWCLPVDASNLDIAWRTLLAGWGFGLFQPPNNRAIMVTAPSGREGGASGMLSVSRLAGQTSGALMVAGLFTVFSHPGFICLGAAAIVALIGAFLSAGRSFFHPRHLPSAP, from the coding sequence ATGAGTTCAGGAACAGCTGATCGTAGCCTCGAAGAGGAATACGATCCCATTCGTCATGCTGGTCTTTATGGAATCCAACGTGTAAAGGCAATGTCAGCTGTTCTTCTGGCTTTATTACTCTCAGTCCTTGATTACGCAATTGCAAATGTCGCCTTACCAACAATTGCAACGGATCTGCACTCAGACCCATCTAGAGCAATCTGGGTTGTTAATGCCTACCAGCTAGCAAGCCTTTCTTGCCTGCTTCCTCTTGCTGCCTTGGGTGCACGCGTCGGGTTTGGGCGAATGAGCCAGCTCGGGATTGCTCTTTTTATTATTGCCTCTGTCTTCTGTGCTCTTTCACAAAATATGCTTGAACTTGCCCTGGCTCGTGCTTTGCAGGGTGTTGGTGGGTCTTGTGTTATGAGCGTAAATATTGCGCTTGTACGCTTTATTTACCCTCATAAGTTATTAGGAAAAGGCATTGCTATTAATGGCTTTTTTGTCGGGTTAGGCGTAGCTCTGGGCCCTACTATTGGGTCTTTTATTTTATCAGTTGCTTCATGGCCGTGGATATTTTGGGTAAATCTTCCTCTTGGTGGCATTGCCCTTATTTTATCTTATATGGCACTACCTCAAACACCCAGATCTCACGTTAAAACTGACGTTATAGGTTCATTACTAACCATCACATCTTTTGCCACATTAGGTGTTGGTCTTGATGGGCTTATGCATGGCGATTTTGAATTGGGTATTTCATTAACAAGCTTTAGCCTATTAAGCTGGTATGCTCTTCTTAAATGGCAAAAAAGCCACGAAGAGCCTATTGTTCCTCTGGATTTGCTAAAAAGGCGTCCGTTTTTTATTGCTTGTTTCGTTAGTTATTGCGGATTTATAGCGTCTAATCTTTATATTGTTGCCATGCCATTTACGCTAGCAGAAGCTTTTCATAGAAATCCCGCCACAGTTGGGCTTCTCATAGCGCCCTGGGCCGTTGGCACAGCATCTATGTCCTTTTTTATAGGACACTTTTCAGATCGTTTTTCAGCCTCACTTTTGTCATCTATGGGGCTATTTGTCACAGCGCTGGGGTTCATTTTGCTATGGTGTTTGCCTGTAGATGCATCAAATTTGGATATTGCGTGGCGAACACTTTTGGCAGGATGGGGATTTGGCTTGTTTCAGCCTCCCAATAACCGCGCCATTATGGTCACTGCACCTTCTGGCCGTGAGGGAGGGGCGAGTGGTATGCTTTCAGTATCACGTTTAGCGGGTCAGACTTCAGGTGCCCTAATGGTAGCAGGTCTTTTTACAGTCTTTTCCCATCCTGGTTTTATCTGCCTTGGGGCTGCAGCTATTGTGGCTCTTATAGGTGCTTTTTTGAGCGCGGGACGGTCATTTTTCCACCCGCGCCATTTACCCTCAGCACCTTAA
- a CDS encoding 3-deoxy-D-manno-octulosonic acid transferase: protein MPRPQKVIEFRTFIFAFWDWVGWCLTPALIFYCLGRLKKGKEQKGRLKERFGFISADQHLFYKQHNNRFIWFHAASVGETLSAFSLIDMLLENDKNISILFTTNTITGFSIISTHVAYGKRLIHSFMPYDIPAARKRFLNYWQPCGAVFIESEIWPGYIKDCAKRAIPFMVVNARLSQKTVKKWLAFKYLFRLILSEITWIMPRGKEDQRSFEPFDPPILTPIGDLKEEAPPLTYDRKEFTLLKKLVEKRKVFVAASTHKGEEAIIIEALKRARWEEPDLLGIIVPRHPERGAEIATLFQAPRRSLGEVPSEQDFLWVIDTLGELGLFFKLADLAFIGNSLCPQGVVITLLSL from the coding sequence ATGCCTCGCCCACAAAAAGTTATAGAATTTAGAACGTTTATTTTTGCGTTCTGGGACTGGGTCGGCTGGTGTTTAACGCCAGCCCTCATTTTTTATTGCCTGGGACGTTTAAAAAAAGGAAAAGAACAAAAAGGACGTTTAAAGGAACGTTTTGGATTTATCTCCGCAGACCAGCATTTATTTTACAAACAACATAACAATAGATTTATTTGGTTCCATGCTGCCAGTGTTGGCGAAACTCTGTCAGCTTTCTCGCTTATTGATATGCTTTTAGAAAATGATAAAAACATATCAATATTATTTACGACAAATACGATCACAGGTTTTTCTATAATTTCTACACATGTTGCTTATGGTAAACGCCTTATCCATAGTTTTATGCCTTATGATATACCAGCAGCAAGAAAGCGTTTTTTAAATTACTGGCAACCATGTGGGGCTGTCTTTATAGAAAGCGAAATTTGGCCAGGATATATAAAAGATTGTGCAAAAAGAGCCATACCCTTTATGGTCGTCAATGCCCGTTTATCTCAAAAAACTGTCAAAAAATGGCTAGCCTTTAAATATTTATTTAGGCTCATTCTTTCAGAAATAACTTGGATTATGCCCCGGGGTAAAGAAGATCAACGCTCTTTTGAACCATTTGACCCCCCTATACTAACGCCTATTGGTGATTTAAAAGAGGAAGCACCTCCCCTCACTTATGACAGAAAAGAATTCACCTTACTTAAAAAACTAGTAGAAAAGAGAAAAGTTTTTGTCGCAGCTTCAACTCACAAAGGAGAAGAGGCGATCATTATCGAAGCCCTCAAACGCGCACGTTGGGAAGAACCTGATCTTCTTGGTATTATCGTACCTCGTCATCCAGAACGGGGTGCCGAAATAGCAACCCTCTTTCAAGCCCCAAGACGGTCTTTAGGTGAGGTTCCTTCTGAGCAGGATTTTTTATGGGTTATTGATACATTAGGGGAGTTAGGTCTCTTCTTTAAACTTGCTGACCTGGCTTTTATTGGCAATTCGCTATGCCCCCAGGGGGTGGTCATAACCCTTTTGAGCCTTTAA
- a CDS encoding LolA family protein, with the protein MIRRLSLAFFLFFIMGLNPALAKAVLSSAQQVWVSKIEQNLTQIQSFQARFRQTSPKGESSSGTVILVRPGRVRFNYDAPSPLLLVANQGKVVFQDRSIDQITTLPLKRTPLGLLLRPDPHLTGDVTITSFREIKGQIQLRVVRTAAPQEGELTLYFSKTPLALLGWSVLDAQGASTHIQLSDIQTGINVDPQIFTLPKAE; encoded by the coding sequence ATGATAAGGCGTCTTAGTTTAGCGTTTTTTTTATTCTTTATAATGGGGCTAAATCCCGCTTTGGCTAAAGCGGTTTTATCTTCTGCTCAACAAGTCTGGGTGTCTAAAATTGAGCAGAACCTTACCCAAATACAGAGCTTTCAGGCACGCTTTAGGCAAACCTCTCCAAAAGGAGAGAGCAGCTCTGGTACTGTTATATTGGTTAGGCCTGGTCGGGTAAGATTTAACTATGACGCGCCAAGTCCGCTTCTTTTAGTAGCTAATCAGGGTAAAGTTGTTTTTCAGGATCGGTCTATTGACCAAATAACAACTTTGCCGCTGAAGCGTACTCCTTTAGGGCTTTTACTCAGGCCTGATCCTCATTTAACAGGTGATGTTACCATTACGTCATTTCGTGAAATAAAAGGACAAATCCAGCTTCGTGTCGTGCGTACTGCGGCCCCACAGGAAGGGGAATTAACATTATATTTCTCTAAAACGCCTTTAGCCCTGTTGGGATGGAGTGTTTTGGATGCACAGGGAGCCTCTACACACATACAGCTTTCTGATATTCAGACGGGCATTAATGTAGACCCGCAAATTTTTACGCTTCCTAAAGCAGAGTAA
- a CDS encoding glutamate--cysteine ligase — protein sequence MSNPGQSNMTPIKNRAQLIDVISSGCKQKNDWRIGTEHEKFGFTLPHYASVNRAAYAPPDYKSNGIEALLERLSGPEWSAILDKGNLIGLAGKNSQKGCSISLEPAGQFELSGAPLENLHETQKEMSAHFALIKEPASALGLGFAPLGFHPLMSRAEMPWMPKSRYAIMRRYMPEVGTLGLDMMKRTCTVQVNLDFSSEADMAQKMRVSLALQPLATAIFANSPFIEGKPNGWLSNRARIWLDTDNQRCGQPSAFFEENFGFEQYVDWVLDVPMYFVNRDGNYHDVAGCSFRKWINGEDQEPLRHMTPTIGDFEDHLTTVFPDVRLKQYLEMRGADAGTPEMMLAQSAFWVGLLYDADVLEETEKLVKKHPWHIYQALRPKVAQFGLDAEFPGGLRKLAQDIVKLAQKGLEQRGLGEGRYLDPLTKIAEGAPNQAEYWLERYKTVWNGDVRPIFDEASVTHS from the coding sequence ATGTCTAATCCTGGTCAAAGCAACATGACGCCCATTAAGAATCGGGCACAGCTTATCGATGTAATTTCTAGTGGCTGCAAGCAAAAAAATGACTGGAGGATAGGGACTGAGCATGAAAAATTTGGTTTTACCCTGCCTCATTATGCATCTGTAAATCGTGCAGCCTATGCGCCGCCAGATTATAAATCTAATGGTATTGAAGCACTTTTAGAGCGGCTTTCTGGCCCAGAATGGTCAGCTATTCTTGATAAAGGTAATCTTATTGGCCTGGCAGGAAAAAATTCGCAAAAAGGATGCTCTATTTCTTTAGAACCGGCAGGACAGTTTGAGCTATCAGGGGCGCCGTTAGAAAATTTACATGAAACTCAAAAAGAAATGTCAGCTCATTTTGCGCTGATTAAAGAGCCTGCATCAGCTTTGGGTCTTGGCTTTGCACCTTTGGGATTTCATCCTTTAATGTCTCGCGCCGAAATGCCGTGGATGCCCAAAAGCCGCTACGCCATTATGCGCCGTTATATGCCCGAAGTGGGTACTCTTGGCCTCGATATGATGAAGCGCACCTGCACCGTCCAGGTAAATCTTGATTTTTCAAGTGAAGCTGACATGGCGCAAAAAATGAGAGTTTCATTGGCGTTACAGCCACTTGCAACTGCAATTTTTGCAAATTCTCCCTTTATAGAGGGAAAACCAAATGGTTGGCTCTCTAATCGTGCCCGTATCTGGCTTGATACTGACAACCAGAGATGCGGGCAGCCATCAGCCTTTTTTGAAGAAAATTTCGGTTTTGAACAATATGTTGACTGGGTACTAGATGTGCCCATGTATTTTGTGAATCGTGATGGAAATTATCACGATGTTGCTGGTTGTTCTTTCAGAAAATGGATTAACGGTGAAGATCAGGAACCTTTGAGGCATATGACCCCAACTATTGGGGATTTTGAAGACCATTTGACAACGGTTTTTCCTGACGTGCGTCTTAAACAATATCTTGAAATGCGTGGTGCTGACGCCGGCACCCCAGAAATGATGCTGGCACAGTCTGCATTTTGGGTTGGTCTTCTCTATGATGCTGATGTGCTGGAAGAAACAGAAAAATTAGTCAAAAAACATCCTTGGCATATTTATCAAGCCCTAAGACCAAAGGTTGCACAATTTGGTCTTGATGCCGAGTTTCCTGGAGGTTTGAGAAAACTGGCCCAGGATATTGTAAAACTTGCTCAAAAAGGGTTGGAGCAAAGGGGCTTAGGAGAAGGGCGTTATCTAGATCCACTCACAAAAATTGCCGAAGGTGCCCCTAACCAGGCAGAATATTGGCTTGAGCGTTATAAAACTGTGTGGAATGGAGATGTTCGTCCTATCTTTGATGAAGCTTCGGTTACCCATTCTTAA
- the rsmI gene encoding 16S rRNA (cytidine(1402)-2'-O)-methyltransferase codes for MSEQPYMPLPGKDLTASNGLLVLVATPIGNLADISARALDTLRNANSILCEDTRVTSKLLRHYGITNTLLTLHDHNEEERLSFLLTELKKGKIFALISDAGTPVFSDPGYRLVRAALQNDIKVTALPGPNAAITALVLSGFPPAPFMFLGFPPRGEARKSHFVMLKAAEQTGLKATLSWYESPRRLVGTLETLAEVFGPDREASVGRELTKLYEEVRRGPLSTLISHFKETDPRGEITLLLAPAAEDDNKEQDLEPLLLKTLKTHSLKDAVTLIAGSTNLPRKFVYKKALALSQKNTTKAE; via the coding sequence ATGTCCGAACAACCATATATGCCCCTCCCAGGCAAAGACCTAACTGCATCTAACGGGCTACTTGTTTTAGTAGCAACGCCCATTGGTAATCTAGCTGACATTAGTGCCCGTGCTCTCGATACCCTTAGAAATGCCAATTCTATCCTTTGTGAAGATACGCGTGTGACCAGTAAGCTACTACGTCATTACGGAATCACGAACACGCTACTGACATTGCATGACCATAATGAAGAAGAACGACTTTCTTTTTTACTTACAGAACTGAAAAAAGGTAAGATATTTGCTCTTATTTCAGACGCAGGAACACCTGTTTTTTCTGATCCTGGCTACAGACTTGTAAGAGCAGCCCTGCAAAATGACATAAAAGTCACAGCATTACCCGGCCCTAATGCTGCTATTACAGCACTCGTTCTGTCTGGTTTTCCTCCTGCTCCTTTTATGTTTCTTGGTTTTCCTCCTCGTGGAGAAGCACGAAAATCTCATTTTGTAATGTTAAAAGCAGCAGAACAGACCGGGTTAAAAGCTACATTATCCTGGTACGAATCACCACGCCGCCTTGTTGGTACATTAGAAACCTTGGCCGAAGTATTTGGCCCTGACCGCGAAGCTTCTGTTGGGCGCGAACTCACAAAATTATATGAAGAAGTCAGACGCGGCCCACTATCAACCCTTATATCCCATTTCAAAGAAACAGACCCTAGAGGAGAAATTACCCTTCTTCTCGCCCCCGCAGCAGAAGACGATAATAAAGAGCAGGATCTCGAACCCTTGCTTCTAAAAACCCTAAAAACGCATTCTTTAAAGGATGCTGTTACGCTTATTGCTGGTAGCACAAATTTACCACGTAAATTTGTTTATAAAAAAGCGCTCGCCCTTTCGCAAAAAAACACGACTAAAGCAGAATAA
- a CDS encoding lysophospholipid acyltransferase family protein: protein MARSTIQYRIVKYYLYWAQSSALNFLIFILSYLPIQLSSFLVGYICRFIGPFLSLSKIAHRNLELAFPQSNVQWRQKIIHSAWENLGRTFGEFPHIHSLQQNMPSGPSWRIIGEEFLHQAKSENRPVIFFSGHFGNWELLPAIIAQYGLAFAPFYRSPNNPFLDQTIRKLRAKALGFEGPIFPKGAKGAKEAIKHIMKGGHLGILGDQKMNDGIEIRFFNLPTMAAPAAATLALRYKALIITGHILREDSTRFVLKVDPPLDLKKFAETHPDFNHQTIVQETTQTLNDRLQEWIEAQPSQWLWFHRRWDKRNY from the coding sequence ATGGCTAGATCTACTATTCAATATAGAATTGTGAAATATTATCTTTATTGGGCACAAAGCAGTGCCTTAAATTTTCTGATTTTTATTTTAAGCTATCTGCCGATACAGCTAAGTTCATTTCTTGTCGGTTATATATGTCGATTTATAGGCCCTTTTTTAAGTCTTTCAAAAATTGCGCATCGTAATCTTGAGCTTGCTTTTCCTCAAAGCAATGTTCAGTGGCGCCAAAAAATCATTCATTCAGCCTGGGAAAATTTAGGGCGCACATTTGGCGAATTCCCACATATTCATTCTTTACAACAAAATATGCCTTCAGGCCCGAGCTGGCGCATTATTGGCGAAGAATTTCTGCACCAGGCAAAGAGCGAAAATCGACCTGTTATTTTTTTTTCTGGTCATTTTGGCAACTGGGAACTACTACCTGCCATTATTGCGCAATATGGACTAGCTTTTGCTCCATTTTACCGCAGCCCCAATAATCCCTTTCTCGACCAAACAATACGCAAATTACGCGCTAAAGCCCTGGGATTTGAAGGACCAATTTTTCCCAAAGGCGCTAAGGGCGCTAAAGAGGCTATAAAACATATTATGAAGGGTGGTCACCTTGGTATTTTGGGGGACCAGAAAATGAATGACGGTATCGAAATAAGGTTTTTTAATTTACCCACTATGGCAGCACCAGCCGCTGCAACATTAGCACTGCGTTATAAAGCACTTATCATTACCGGTCATATTTTGCGCGAAGATTCTACAAGATTTGTTCTTAAAGTCGATCCTCCTCTCGATTTGAAAAAATTTGCAGAAACTCACCCTGATTTTAATCACCAGACTATAGTGCAAGAAACCACCCAGACTCTTAATGACCGCCTTCAAGAATGGATAGAAGCGCAGCCATCTCAATGGTTATGGTTCCATAGGAGATGGGATAAAAGGAACTATTGA